Proteins from a single region of Candidatus Limnocylindrales bacterium:
- a CDS encoding MBL fold metallo-hydrolase, with protein MRKLLLLAAILALPFVLLEISLLPAPLPAPAPLDAELPPASPPDGMAIFQLPTGVTHRSTGFAYRGGSFFDKRDFAMTAVLIKHPKGDLLIDTGFGCDIDRQFEMLPFFVRYVTTYEHGKCAADQLRDAGYDMTQLKWILLTHAHWDHVSGLPDFPGATVLVPEAEREAIDKGGAVMELARSFRDVRYAAYKFGGGPYLGFPTSSDVYKDGSIVLVPAPGHTPGSVIVFVTLPGEKRYALVGDLVWQLEGILQREERPWLQRRVADADPEGVRANLLRVAAIAAKFPEITIVPAHDLRGFADMPKF; from the coding sequence TTGCGAAAACTTCTCCTGCTCGCCGCGATCCTTGCGCTGCCGTTCGTTCTGCTCGAGATCTCGCTGCTGCCGGCGCCGCTTCCCGCGCCGGCTCCGCTCGATGCCGAACTGCCGCCGGCGTCTCCGCCCGATGGCATGGCGATCTTCCAGCTTCCGACCGGCGTCACGCATCGCAGCACCGGCTTTGCGTACCGCGGAGGCTCGTTTTTCGACAAGCGCGACTTCGCGATGACGGCCGTGCTGATCAAGCACCCCAAAGGCGATCTGCTGATCGACACGGGCTTCGGCTGCGACATCGACCGGCAGTTCGAAATGCTGCCGTTCTTCGTCCGCTACGTGACGACGTACGAGCACGGGAAATGCGCAGCCGATCAGCTGCGCGACGCCGGATACGACATGACGCAGCTCAAGTGGATCCTGCTGACGCATGCGCACTGGGATCACGTGAGCGGGCTTCCGGACTTTCCGGGAGCGACGGTGCTCGTTCCGGAGGCCGAGCGCGAAGCCATCGACAAAGGCGGCGCGGTGATGGAGCTCGCGCGCAGCTTCCGCGACGTGCGCTACGCTGCGTACAAGTTCGGCGGCGGGCCGTATCTCGGATTTCCGACGAGCAGCGACGTCTACAAGGACGGCAGCATCGTCCTCGTGCCGGCGCCGGGACACACGCCGGGTTCGGTCATCGTCTTCGTCACGCTGCCGGGCGAGAAGCGCTACGCGCTCGTCGGCGACCTCGTCTGGCAGCTCGAAGGAATACTCCAGCGCGAGGAGCGTCCGTGGCTCCAGCGCCGCGTCGCCGACGCCGATCCCGAAGGCGTGCGCGCAAACCTGCTTCGCGTCGCCGCCATCGCCGCAAAATTCCCGGAGATCACGATCGTTCCCGCCCACGACCTGCGAGGCTTCGCCGACATGCCGAAATTCTAA
- a CDS encoding glutathione S-transferase N-terminal domain-containing protein, which produces MIDLYTSQTPNGWKASIMLEETGLPYEVHPINLGSGDQKAPEYLRINPNGRIPTIVDRDEDNFAVFESGAILVYLAEKTGKLMPVDRKGRSTVLQWVMFQMGGIGPMQGQANVFFRYFPEKLPAVISRYHNETKRLYEVLEKRLDGREFLCDDYTIADIATWPWVRIHPWAGIEIDDLPNVQAWIERVAARPAVQRGVEIPRPQQQVTDDDIVKSAQSILQR; this is translated from the coding sequence ATGATCGACCTCTACACCTCGCAGACGCCGAACGGCTGGAAAGCCTCGATCATGCTCGAGGAGACCGGGCTTCCGTACGAAGTGCACCCGATCAATCTCGGCAGCGGTGACCAGAAGGCGCCCGAGTACCTTCGCATCAATCCGAACGGCCGCATTCCGACGATCGTCGATCGCGACGAGGACAACTTTGCGGTCTTCGAATCGGGCGCGATTCTCGTCTACCTGGCGGAGAAGACCGGGAAGCTCATGCCGGTCGACCGAAAGGGCCGGTCGACGGTTCTGCAGTGGGTCATGTTCCAGATGGGCGGCATCGGTCCGATGCAGGGACAGGCCAACGTGTTCTTCCGCTACTTTCCCGAAAAGCTTCCGGCCGTGATCTCGCGCTATCACAACGAGACCAAGCGGCTGTACGAAGTCCTCGAGAAGCGCCTCGACGGCCGCGAGTTCCTGTGCGACGACTACACCATCGCCGACATCGCCACGTGGCCGTGGGTGCGCATCCACCCGTGGGCCGGCATCGAGATCGACGATCTTCCGAACGTGCAGGCGTGGATCGAGCGCGTTGCCGCGCGTCCCGCCGTGCAGCGCGGCGTCGAGATTCCGAGGCCGCAGCAGCAGGTCACCGACGACGACATCGTCAAATCCGCCCAGAGCATCCTGCAGCGCTGA
- a CDS encoding molybdopterin-dependent oxidoreductase gives MSMTEVHPSVSATPIPTDATDLVTVCVLCSHNCGIRVDVADNHIVAVRPDKTSPITAGYICNKAVTVVNYAHHDQRITHPMRRKSDGTFERIDWDTAIDEISARLSGIQREHGGRSIGLVGVGGQANHLDGPWALSFLKSVGSRRWFNAYGQEKTQHNLVDFWMMDAPPAAFMHADMEHTKYLLVLGTNPKISNRGHNANEYFKKNASGDRKTVVLDPRVTETTKTADRHLRVRPGGDVYFLAAMAAAIVQKELYDSAFVENGTTGFHELRDALSTIDIDEMATRAGLDAASILTVAEEFARAESAAVFWDLGVELTPFSTLISYLMRVVSTLTGNLGREGGNVFYGTFTPSEWSKNRFEEPERALASGIPAIRALGNAGMFSPTLVPEEILLDHPERLRALFVESSNPFLSYSDTGAWRESRKKLDLLVVIDTSFTETARVADYVLPAPCGYEKWEMALFPKGYPEIPVQVRPPVIAGPAEALPEAEIYLRILDKMGLLLPVPEELASLAPVAGTPEGRGFFLMTAMGQAAAIAEAGLDAETQVLAWAYKILGPAMPAPGLVAIYLMCQKNAMGRTDDVLRALGSDWQGKSPFDIGEELFRLALAHPEGFVMATLDPARNYEQHVGWDDKRVRLAIPQMLTELERAMTTSRKNEEYPFVLSNGLRTRWTANTIQRDPSWRKGSGPHCPLSVHPEDAAALGLHDGDQATLETNRASIVLPVVIDDKLLPGQVSMPNGFGMIIRIDSDGRPLTDGINGNELTDIADRDPFTGIPHHRYVRCRVAKFAGAVAA, from the coding sequence ATGTCCATGACTGAAGTCCATCCCTCCGTGTCCGCCACCCCGATCCCGACCGACGCAACGGACCTCGTGACGGTCTGCGTGCTGTGCAGCCACAACTGCGGCATTCGCGTCGACGTCGCCGACAACCACATCGTTGCGGTGCGGCCCGACAAGACGAGCCCGATCACGGCCGGCTACATCTGCAACAAGGCGGTTACGGTCGTGAACTACGCGCATCACGACCAGCGCATCACGCATCCGATGCGCCGGAAGAGCGACGGCACGTTCGAGCGCATCGACTGGGACACGGCGATCGACGAGATCAGCGCCAGGCTCTCCGGCATTCAGCGCGAACACGGCGGCCGTTCGATCGGCCTCGTCGGCGTCGGCGGACAGGCCAACCATCTCGACGGGCCGTGGGCGCTGTCGTTCCTCAAATCGGTCGGCTCGCGGCGCTGGTTCAATGCGTACGGCCAGGAGAAGACCCAGCACAACCTCGTCGACTTCTGGATGATGGATGCGCCGCCGGCGGCGTTCATGCACGCCGACATGGAGCACACGAAGTACCTGCTCGTGCTCGGCACCAATCCGAAGATCAGCAACCGCGGGCACAACGCGAACGAGTACTTCAAGAAGAACGCTTCGGGCGATCGCAAGACTGTCGTGCTCGATCCGCGCGTCACGGAGACGACCAAGACGGCCGACCGCCATCTTCGCGTGCGGCCCGGCGGCGACGTGTATTTCCTTGCGGCGATGGCCGCCGCGATCGTGCAGAAAGAGCTCTACGACTCGGCGTTCGTCGAGAACGGAACCACGGGGTTCCATGAGCTTCGCGACGCGCTCTCGACGATCGACATCGACGAAATGGCTACGCGTGCGGGGCTCGATGCGGCATCGATCCTGACGGTCGCCGAGGAATTCGCGCGGGCGGAATCGGCCGCGGTGTTCTGGGATCTCGGCGTCGAGCTGACGCCGTTCTCGACATTGATCTCGTACCTGATGCGCGTCGTCTCGACGCTGACCGGAAATCTCGGGCGCGAAGGCGGCAACGTGTTCTACGGCACGTTCACTCCGAGCGAATGGAGCAAGAACCGTTTCGAGGAACCCGAGCGTGCGCTCGCGTCCGGCATTCCGGCGATTCGCGCGCTCGGCAACGCCGGGATGTTCTCGCCGACGCTGGTGCCGGAAGAAATCCTGCTCGACCATCCCGAGCGGCTGCGCGCGCTGTTCGTCGAGTCGTCCAACCCGTTCCTTTCGTATTCGGATACCGGCGCGTGGCGCGAGTCGAGGAAGAAACTCGACCTTCTCGTCGTCATCGATACGTCGTTTACCGAAACGGCGCGCGTCGCCGACTACGTGCTTCCCGCACCGTGCGGATACGAGAAGTGGGAGATGGCGCTGTTCCCGAAAGGCTATCCGGAAATTCCCGTGCAGGTTCGTCCGCCGGTGATCGCCGGTCCCGCCGAAGCGCTGCCGGAAGCAGAGATCTATCTGCGCATCCTCGACAAGATGGGCCTGCTGCTGCCGGTGCCCGAGGAGCTCGCGAGCCTTGCCCCGGTTGCAGGCACTCCCGAAGGACGCGGTTTCTTCCTGATGACGGCGATGGGCCAGGCCGCCGCGATCGCCGAAGCCGGCCTCGATGCGGAAACGCAGGTGCTCGCGTGGGCCTACAAAATCCTCGGTCCGGCGATGCCGGCGCCCGGTCTCGTCGCGATCTATTTGATGTGCCAGAAGAACGCGATGGGCCGCACGGACGACGTTCTTCGCGCGCTCGGCAGCGACTGGCAGGGAAAAAGTCCGTTCGACATCGGCGAAGAGCTCTTCCGACTCGCGCTCGCGCATCCGGAAGGCTTCGTGATGGCGACGCTCGACCCGGCGCGCAACTACGAGCAGCACGTCGGCTGGGACGACAAGCGCGTGCGCCTTGCGATTCCGCAGATGCTCACGGAGCTGGAGCGCGCGATGACGACGTCGCGCAAGAACGAAGAGTATCCGTTCGTGCTGTCGAACGGGCTTCGCACGCGGTGGACGGCGAACACGATCCAGCGCGATCCGTCGTGGCGCAAGGGAAGCGGACCGCACTGTCCGTTGAGCGTGCATCCGGAGGACGCCGCCGCGCTTGGTCTCCATGACGGCGACCAGGCGACGCTCGAGACCAATCGCGCGAGCATCGTGCTGCCGGTCGTGATCGACGACAAGCTGCTTCCCGGACAGGTCTCGATGCCGAACGGCTTCGGAATGATCATCCGGATCGACAGTGACGGCCGCCCGCTGACGGACGGCATCAACGGCAACGAGCTGACCGACATCGCCGACCGCGATCCGTTCACCGGCATTCCGCACCACCGCTACGTGCGCTGCCGCGTCGCAAAGTTTGCAGGCGCGGTAGCAGCCTGA
- a CDS encoding MarR family winged helix-turn-helix transcriptional regulator encodes MPDPDILGPCACFRSRSVARAITALYDATLDDSGIRTSQLAILTAIRTHGAVSMQMLAAELGVDPSTMTRTLLPMERDGFVASEPGEDRRVRELVLTAKGHRKLAEAGRLWAQAQDKLRDKIGSERFERLLADMAEVLTALREEPAPASE; translated from the coding sequence ATGCCCGACCCCGACATCCTGGGCCCCTGCGCCTGTTTCCGTTCCCGCAGCGTCGCGCGCGCGATCACTGCGCTTTACGACGCCACGCTCGATGACAGCGGCATCCGCACGTCGCAGCTCGCGATCCTCACGGCAATACGCACGCACGGCGCCGTCAGTATGCAGATGCTTGCGGCCGAGCTCGGTGTCGATCCGAGCACGATGACGCGCACGCTTCTGCCGATGGAACGCGATGGTTTCGTTGCATCCGAACCTGGCGAGGACCGCCGGGTCCGCGAGCTCGTGCTGACGGCGAAGGGCCATCGCAAGCTTGCCGAAGCGGGACGCCTGTGGGCTCAGGCGCAGGACAAGCTACGCGACAAGATCGGCAGCGAACGTTTCGAGCGCCTGCTCGCCGACATGGCCGAGGTGCTGACGGCTCTTCGCGAGGAACCCGCGCCGGCGTCCGAATAG
- a CDS encoding epoxide hydrolase, protein MSERGETFTVHFDESELTELRRRLASTRLPAAVEGAGWDYGIDTAWLADLLEYWRTGFGWRIVERELNRYRHAYLAVDGLRVHFLEARSPHPGALPLLLTHGWPGSVLEFLKVLGPLTDPVAHGGSASDAFHVIAPSIPGYGLSEAPHVRGFDVKAVAATLAGLMRSLGFDRYGAQGGDWGAMTNAYVALAAPENCIGLHLNLVLAGMPPDGPGDLSETEIAALVDARAYMKDRTAYQRVQGLEPDLIGIALEDSPAALCAWIVSKFQAWGDCNGDVEKRFSRDELLANVTWYWLTRSATSAARLYYETKKSGRFGPVESRVETPTGCAIFPRELFRPPRAWAERLFNVTRWTEMKAGGHFAAMEEPEALVEDVRGFFRTVR, encoded by the coding sequence ATGAGCGAGCGCGGCGAAACGTTCACGGTTCATTTCGACGAAAGCGAGCTCACCGAGCTTCGCCGGCGACTTGCATCGACGCGGCTTCCGGCCGCCGTCGAAGGAGCCGGCTGGGATTACGGCATCGATACCGCGTGGCTCGCGGATCTTCTCGAATACTGGCGCACGGGCTTCGGCTGGCGAATTGTCGAGCGCGAGCTCAACCGCTACCGGCATGCGTATCTGGCCGTCGATGGCCTTCGCGTGCATTTCCTCGAAGCGCGCTCGCCGCATCCGGGCGCGCTGCCGCTGTTGCTCACGCACGGCTGGCCGGGCTCGGTGCTCGAATTTCTGAAGGTACTCGGCCCGCTGACCGATCCGGTCGCGCATGGCGGCAGCGCATCGGATGCGTTTCACGTCATTGCACCGTCGATTCCCGGATATGGGCTTTCGGAAGCGCCGCACGTTCGCGGCTTCGACGTCAAAGCCGTCGCCGCGACGCTCGCCGGCCTCATGCGTTCGCTCGGCTTCGACCGCTACGGTGCGCAGGGCGGCGACTGGGGCGCGATGACGAACGCATACGTTGCGCTCGCGGCGCCGGAGAACTGCATCGGGCTTCACCTGAATCTCGTGCTGGCCGGCATGCCGCCGGACGGGCCGGGCGATCTGTCCGAAACAGAGATCGCAGCGCTCGTCGATGCACGCGCGTACATGAAAGACCGCACCGCGTACCAGCGCGTGCAGGGACTCGAGCCGGATCTGATCGGCATCGCGCTCGAGGATTCGCCGGCTGCGCTGTGCGCGTGGATCGTTTCGAAGTTCCAGGCGTGGGGCGATTGCAACGGCGACGTCGAGAAGCGGTTCTCGCGCGACGAGCTGCTCGCCAACGTGACCTGGTACTGGCTGACGCGCAGCGCGACGTCGGCCGCGCGGCTCTACTACGAGACGAAGAAGTCCGGACGCTTCGGCCCGGTCGAATCCCGCGTCGAGACACCGACTGGTTGCGCAATCTTTCCGCGCGAGCTGTTCCGGCCGCCGCGCGCGTGGGCGGAACGGTTGTTCAACGTGACGCGCTGGACGGAAATGAAGGCTGGCGGGCACTTCGCGGCGATGGAGGAACCCGAGGCGCTGGTGGAGGATGTGCGGGGGTTTTTTCGGACGGTGCGCTAG